A genome region from Arthrobacter sp. SLBN-100 includes the following:
- a CDS encoding amidohydrolase family protein, with protein MSTLSAQAPTVDVHAHVLLPALQQLAAEADPEGFGAQHALEVRRNGPESMAGSGRMIKERWPQLTDLDRRLADMDAQGVDVQLVSPSPSHFYYFAGEELALKLAKAANQAVREFVDRAPDRLNGLGLVPLQHPALMVEALEHAVLECGLLGVEIGSFAATPEDPERSTVELSDPRLEPFWSRAEELGALVFLHPFGCSLDERLDRFYLANTVSQPAENAVALSHLIFSGVLDRHPDLKVVAAHGGGYLPTTLGRSDHAWKVRPEAHGCAQPPSSYLKKLYFDSLVHSPAELRALVAAAGPEQVLLGSDYPFDMGSDLPVDEVQAAGLPADDETQVLGGNARTLGITAAAALTAQRNA; from the coding sequence ATGAGCACCCTTTCTGCTCAAGCGCCCACCGTGGATGTCCACGCCCACGTCCTGCTTCCGGCCCTGCAGCAGCTCGCGGCCGAGGCGGATCCCGAGGGCTTCGGCGCCCAGCATGCCCTGGAGGTGCGGCGCAACGGGCCGGAGTCCATGGCCGGGTCGGGCAGGATGATCAAGGAGCGCTGGCCGCAGCTGACGGACCTGGACCGCCGGCTCGCTGACATGGATGCCCAAGGCGTGGACGTGCAGCTGGTCTCGCCGTCGCCGTCGCACTTTTACTACTTCGCAGGTGAGGAGCTGGCCCTCAAACTGGCGAAGGCCGCCAACCAGGCGGTGCGGGAGTTCGTGGACCGCGCACCGGACCGGCTCAACGGCCTGGGCCTCGTTCCGCTCCAGCACCCTGCCCTGATGGTGGAAGCCCTGGAGCATGCAGTGCTGGAATGCGGCCTGCTGGGTGTGGAGATCGGTTCATTCGCTGCCACTCCGGAGGATCCGGAACGCAGCACCGTGGAACTGTCCGACCCCCGGCTGGAGCCGTTCTGGAGCCGCGCGGAGGAACTGGGCGCCCTCGTATTCCTGCACCCGTTCGGCTGTTCCCTGGATGAGCGGCTGGACCGCTTCTACCTGGCCAACACCGTCTCCCAGCCGGCGGAAAACGCGGTGGCCCTGTCCCACCTGATCTTCAGCGGAGTCCTGGACCGCCACCCGGACCTCAAGGTTGTGGCTGCCCACGGCGGCGGCTACCTCCCCACCACCCTGGGCCGCTCGGACCACGCCTGGAAGGTCCGGCCGGAGGCACACGGCTGCGCCCAGCCGCCGTCGTCGTACCTGAAGAAGCTGTACTTCGACTCGCTGGTCCACAGCCCCGCCGAACTGCGGGCCCTCGTGGCGGCCGCCGGCCCGGAGCAGGTGCTGCTCGGCTCGGATTACCCGTTCGACATGGGATCCGACCTCCCTGTGGACGAGGTGCAGGCTGCCGGACTTCCTGCCGACGACGAAACCCAGGTTTTGGGCGGCAACGCACGCACCCTGGGCATCACCGCGGCGGCCGCCCTGACCGCCCAACGCAACGCTTAA
- a CDS encoding SDR family NAD(P)-dependent oxidoreductase: protein MPVSSQRLAGKTAVITGTASGQGRAAALAFAEAGALVVGCDMDDDGAAATVAAVTAAGGRMSSSRVDLTDEAAVAAWAADVAAMHGQVHVLYANAAVTRFAPVGELTFDDWKWNIEHEMDVVFLPVKYFWPQLIQASNAAIVLVGSTAGVTGSMTNGRWATPLRRERWWP from the coding sequence ATGCCTGTCTCCAGCCAGCGCCTGGCCGGCAAGACTGCCGTCATCACCGGAACGGCCAGCGGCCAGGGCAGGGCGGCCGCGCTCGCCTTCGCCGAGGCAGGGGCCTTGGTGGTGGGCTGCGACATGGACGACGACGGCGCCGCGGCCACGGTCGCGGCGGTCACCGCCGCCGGGGGCCGGATGAGCAGCAGCCGGGTGGATCTCACGGACGAGGCAGCCGTGGCGGCCTGGGCTGCTGATGTCGCCGCCATGCACGGCCAGGTCCACGTCCTCTACGCCAACGCCGCAGTCACCCGCTTCGCACCGGTGGGGGAACTCACCTTCGATGACTGGAAATGGAACATTGAACACGAGATGGACGTGGTGTTCCTGCCGGTCAAGTACTTCTGGCCACAGCTGATCCAGGCTTCAAACGCCGCCATTGTCCTGGTGGGCTCCACAGCGGGGGTCACCGGCTCCATGACCAACGGCCGGTGGGCCACACCGCTACGAAGGGAGCGGTGGTGGCCATGA
- a CDS encoding MFS transporter encodes MRLRLLVVSLLSVSFLGALDHTVVSTSLATIAGELGALQLMSWVVVGYTLASTVLLPVLGKLGDVLGARRIFICSLVMFLAASLACGFATDMAWLIGARVLQGMSSAGLQLMSQTIIARVTTQRERPRYMAIIGAAFPIAILVGPVLGGAITDYWGWQWVFWINIPVGVAALGLALIAVPHLEPGPMPRHFDVAGAAVFTTALVALVLTVTWAAERSAGPATAAALAVSIVGFVAFFFIERRAAEPIVPLHVFANRTIAAGTALSAIIGVGLFSITAYLPTYFQMAYQTTATVSGLVPIATVFGMLISNVLTGWLASRTGQYRVFPILGTSMGAAGLFVMAMLPAGLPLWVPMMVMAVVGMGTGAFMSLIVAVVQGAAPASQTGTITATINLVRQVGSTVATAVIGAVIGSSVAALLPAGLDASTLTPQLVHGAAPAIQASVAQIYTSVFTPIFIALAATYAVGIVAAVLLPHGRLSDEPVPAPNTPSESLSA; translated from the coding sequence TTGAGACTCCGTCTCCTTGTTGTTTCCCTGCTCTCGGTCTCCTTCCTCGGGGCCCTGGACCACACGGTTGTGTCCACGTCCCTCGCCACCATTGCCGGTGAGCTGGGGGCACTCCAGCTGATGAGCTGGGTGGTTGTGGGCTACACCCTCGCAAGCACCGTGCTGCTGCCGGTACTCGGCAAGCTGGGTGACGTGCTGGGAGCCCGCCGGATCTTCATCTGTTCGCTGGTGATGTTCCTGGCCGCCTCACTGGCCTGCGGCTTCGCCACGGACATGGCCTGGCTCATTGGCGCGCGCGTGCTGCAGGGCATGAGTTCAGCAGGCCTGCAGTTGATGTCCCAGACCATCATTGCCCGCGTCACCACCCAGCGGGAACGTCCGCGTTACATGGCCATCATTGGCGCCGCTTTCCCCATCGCCATCCTGGTAGGCCCCGTTCTTGGCGGTGCCATCACTGACTATTGGGGCTGGCAGTGGGTCTTCTGGATCAACATTCCGGTGGGAGTGGCGGCCCTGGGCCTTGCGCTTATCGCCGTCCCCCACCTGGAGCCCGGCCCCATGCCCCGCCACTTCGATGTTGCCGGGGCTGCGGTGTTCACCACCGCCCTCGTGGCGCTCGTTCTCACCGTTACCTGGGCTGCCGAACGCAGCGCAGGTCCCGCCACCGCTGCCGCGCTCGCCGTCAGCATCGTCGGCTTCGTTGCCTTCTTCTTTATCGAGCGCCGCGCCGCCGAACCCATCGTGCCGCTCCATGTCTTCGCCAACCGGACCATCGCGGCAGGAACCGCACTCTCGGCGATTATCGGCGTCGGCCTCTTCTCCATCACTGCCTACCTGCCCACGTACTTCCAGATGGCCTACCAGACCACCGCCACCGTCTCCGGCCTCGTCCCTATCGCCACGGTGTTCGGGATGCTGATCAGCAACGTGCTGACCGGATGGTTGGCCAGCCGGACGGGGCAGTACCGGGTTTTCCCGATCCTGGGAACCTCGATGGGAGCCGCCGGGCTTTTTGTGATGGCCATGCTGCCGGCGGGCCTTCCACTGTGGGTTCCCATGATGGTGATGGCTGTGGTGGGGATGGGCACGGGGGCGTTTATGAGCCTCATCGTCGCCGTGGTCCAGGGCGCTGCCCCGGCCAGCCAGACCGGCACCATCACGGCAACGATCAACCTGGTGCGGCAAGTGGGGTCCACAGTGGCGACGGCGGTGATCGGCGCGGTGATCGGTTCCAGCGTCGCGGCTCTTTTGCCGGCAGGCCTCGATGCTTCCACCCTGACGCCGCAACTGGTCCACGGGGCCGCGCCGGCAATCCAAGCCAGCGTGGCACAGATCTACACTTCAGTCTTCACCCCCATTTTCATCGCACTGGCGGCCACCTACGCCGTGGGGATTGTCGCGGCGGTCCTGCTTCCGCACGGCCGCCTCTCCGACGAACCCGTTCCCGCTCCCAACACGCCGTCCGAATCCCTCTCGGCCTGA
- a CDS encoding SDR family oxidoreductase, producing MTKQLAAEGAPHGLRVNAVSPGMIRTAATKGNLLAPDHPMRSIAGSIPLGRIGAPEEVAKCALFLASDEASYVTGANLMVDGGWSAVLPG from the coding sequence ATGACCAAACAGCTTGCGGCGGAGGGGGCGCCGCATGGACTACGCGTTAACGCTGTCAGCCCCGGGATGATCCGTACCGCGGCAACCAAGGGCAACCTCCTGGCGCCGGACCATCCGATGCGGTCCATCGCCGGCAGCATCCCGCTGGGCCGGATCGGCGCGCCCGAAGAAGTGGCAAAGTGCGCCCTGTTCCTCGCCTCCGACGAGGCCTCCTACGTCACCGGCGCCAATTTGATGGTCGACGGCGGCTGGTCGGCTGTGCTGCCGGGCTGA
- a CDS encoding MFS transporter, with protein sequence MENIQLAGTARNGTACPAETRPAGRFQAALLVAGSCMPVLGAVLLAPILPTLSQVFAGTPGVAILVPLTLTLPALFVALFSPLAGYVADRVGRKQLLVFAMLAYAAFGTAPLWLTSLESIAVSRVGVGIAEAAIMTCCTTLLTDYYQGEQRNKYLGLQTMVSALAATAFFALGGALGSISWRTPFWLYAASAVIVIPMIFKLWEPARSQRTAAVRTPVPWRQIGAPAAVTLFGGIVFYALIVHLPYVITGLGIADAALIGLAAAIASLATAAGAISFRFLAKLGTKNLLALAFGLAAVGLSLVSVAGNVPLAIAGAVIASAGTGVLLPTLLTWAVNGLEYQQRGRGTGIWTGTLFIGQFLTPIVLGAAAAALGSLGFALGALGIGCAVALLAVLVRGPRIVPVSH encoded by the coding sequence ATGGAGAATATTCAGCTCGCGGGTACCGCCAGGAACGGGACGGCCTGCCCCGCGGAGACGCGTCCGGCCGGGCGGTTCCAGGCGGCCCTGCTTGTTGCCGGCAGCTGCATGCCGGTGCTGGGCGCCGTTCTGCTGGCGCCCATCCTGCCGACATTAAGCCAGGTGTTTGCGGGCACCCCCGGCGTGGCCATCCTGGTACCGCTCACCCTGACGCTGCCGGCGTTGTTCGTGGCACTCTTCTCACCACTGGCCGGCTATGTTGCCGACCGCGTCGGCCGGAAGCAGCTCCTGGTCTTTGCCATGCTGGCCTACGCCGCCTTCGGGACGGCGCCGCTGTGGCTGACCAGCCTGGAGTCCATCGCAGTGTCCCGTGTCGGCGTCGGCATCGCGGAAGCCGCGATTATGACGTGCTGCACCACCCTCCTCACCGACTACTACCAGGGCGAACAACGGAATAAGTACCTGGGCCTTCAGACCATGGTCAGCGCGCTCGCCGCCACGGCGTTCTTTGCCCTCGGCGGTGCCCTGGGCAGCATCAGCTGGCGGACGCCGTTCTGGCTGTACGCGGCCAGCGCCGTGATCGTTATCCCCATGATCTTCAAGCTGTGGGAGCCGGCACGGAGCCAGCGCACCGCTGCGGTCCGGACGCCGGTGCCGTGGCGGCAGATCGGCGCCCCGGCCGCAGTGACGCTGTTCGGCGGGATCGTGTTCTACGCCCTCATCGTGCACCTGCCGTATGTCATCACCGGCCTCGGCATTGCCGACGCAGCACTCATCGGCCTCGCCGCGGCCATCGCATCCCTCGCCACGGCGGCCGGCGCCATCTCCTTCCGCTTCCTGGCGAAGCTGGGCACGAAGAACCTGCTGGCGCTCGCCTTCGGGCTGGCCGCCGTGGGACTCTCACTCGTTTCCGTCGCAGGGAATGTTCCGCTGGCGATTGCCGGTGCCGTCATTGCCAGCGCGGGAACGGGTGTCCTGCTGCCCACCCTCCTGACCTGGGCTGTAAACGGGCTTGAATACCAGCAGCGTGGCCGCGGCACCGGCATCTGGACCGGAACTTTGTTCATCGGCCAGTTCCTGACTCCCATCGTCCTGGGCGCGGCTGCGGCGGCGCTGGGCAGCCTCGGCTTCGCGCTGGGCGCTTTGGGTATCGGATGCGCGGTGGCCCTCCTCGCGGTCCTGGTCCGGGGACCGCGGATTGTGCCAGTCAGTCATTAG
- a CDS encoding GMC oxidoreductase, with amino-acid sequence MSNPTIAIVGSGPIGSAYARVLLEQVPDARVVMFEAGPQLTGVPGESVRNIPDPAEKARAREMSQGPQAGAYRESLGIPASTVTEGMFTARQGTHLLDFGGAGSAHAPSFPAAAAATNVGGQGAHWTCATPSPAFSEKIPFIADDEWDGLVEDAKQLLHVHSAAFADSKVGEAIRTLLDEEFGAELPDGYGVGTLPVAGDPQPDGSVRWAGADVVLGPLIDKESPLSKQFELRDLTLVRRVELEGRRATGVTVQDLRTGEASFVAADIVVVAADAFRSPQLLWASGVRPKALGHYLTEHPVVISTVALDAEKMGRYAREEDLKAELARRSLNPADPVAAVNRIPFSEPEHPFSVQVMYTETTPFPMEPGTPYSENRWGYVNMGYGLRKHPRYEDAVTFDDNEPDYRGFPNMTIEYALTEREETEIAQATERLRRAGKALGVFVAEPRLMPNGSSLHYQGTMRMGATNDGTSVADPWSRVWGYENLVVGGNALIPTATAMNPTLMSVALAVRGARKVAEELGS; translated from the coding sequence ATGTCCAACCCCACTATCGCCATCGTCGGCAGCGGGCCCATCGGTTCCGCCTACGCACGCGTGCTCCTGGAGCAGGTCCCCGACGCGCGGGTGGTGATGTTCGAAGCCGGGCCGCAGCTCACCGGGGTCCCCGGCGAGAGCGTCCGCAACATCCCCGACCCTGCCGAGAAGGCGCGTGCCCGTGAAATGTCCCAGGGGCCGCAGGCCGGCGCCTACCGGGAATCGCTCGGCATCCCGGCATCCACCGTCACGGAGGGCATGTTCACCGCCCGCCAAGGGACCCACCTCCTTGACTTCGGCGGCGCGGGCTCAGCCCACGCCCCCTCTTTCCCGGCCGCGGCTGCCGCCACCAACGTGGGCGGCCAGGGTGCCCACTGGACCTGCGCCACGCCGTCGCCCGCCTTCAGCGAGAAGATCCCCTTCATCGCTGATGACGAGTGGGACGGGCTGGTTGAGGACGCCAAGCAGCTGCTGCACGTCCACAGCGCCGCCTTCGCGGATTCCAAGGTCGGCGAAGCCATTCGTACCCTCCTCGACGAAGAGTTCGGCGCGGAGCTGCCGGACGGCTACGGGGTGGGCACCCTTCCGGTGGCCGGGGACCCGCAGCCGGACGGGTCTGTACGCTGGGCGGGTGCCGACGTCGTCCTCGGACCGCTGATCGATAAGGAGAGCCCCCTCTCGAAGCAGTTCGAACTGCGTGACCTCACCCTGGTCCGCCGCGTTGAGCTGGAGGGACGCCGCGCCACCGGCGTCACCGTCCAGGACCTGCGCACGGGGGAGGCCTCCTTCGTGGCAGCTGACATCGTTGTGGTGGCAGCGGATGCCTTCCGCTCCCCGCAGCTCCTGTGGGCATCGGGCGTCCGTCCGAAGGCACTGGGCCATTACCTGACCGAGCATCCCGTGGTCATCTCCACGGTGGCGCTGGATGCCGAAAAGATGGGACGCTACGCGCGGGAAGAGGACCTCAAGGCCGAGCTGGCACGCCGCTCACTCAATCCGGCGGATCCGGTGGCGGCAGTGAACCGCATCCCGTTCTCCGAACCCGAGCACCCCTTCTCGGTCCAGGTGATGTACACCGAGACCACGCCATTTCCTATGGAGCCGGGCACCCCGTACTCGGAGAACCGCTGGGGCTACGTCAACATGGGCTATGGCCTGCGCAAGCACCCGCGCTACGAGGACGCCGTCACCTTTGACGACAACGAGCCGGACTACCGCGGCTTCCCGAACATGACCATCGAATATGCGCTCACTGAGCGGGAGGAAACGGAGATCGCTCAGGCTACCGAGCGGCTGCGACGTGCAGGCAAGGCCCTTGGCGTCTTTGTTGCCGAGCCACGCCTCATGCCGAACGGCTCCAGCCTGCACTACCAGGGCACCATGCGGATGGGCGCAACCAACGACGGCACCTCCGTGGCGGATCCGTGGTCGCGGGTGTGGGGCTACGAGAACCTGGTGGTGGGCGGCAACGCGCTCATTCCGACGGCGACGGCCATGAACCCCACCCTGATGAGCGTTGCCCTCGCGGTGCGCGGTGCGCGGAAGGTGGCCGAGGAACTGGGTTCCTGA
- a CDS encoding SDR family NAD(P)-dependent oxidoreductase, with amino-acid sequence MVSFQLDGRTVVVTGAGQGQGAAEARLLVEAGARVIATDLAADMPAGLVGSSSAAPSSGALLYRQLDVADASGWSGLAAWIQSQGWQVDGLVNNAGITRRSRLLEASVADLQKVYEVNVTGSLLGIQALTPLMGTAASIVNVGSVAGLTAHYPVAYTASKWALRGLSQVAAMELGPRGIRVNTVHPGFIETPMTAGAKPEFRRATLAETPLGRAGSVEEVAAVVLFLLSPLSSFVAGAEIPVDGGQSGHGGAKSISDALR; translated from the coding sequence GTGGTTTCCTTTCAGCTCGACGGCCGGACTGTGGTGGTCACCGGCGCCGGCCAGGGCCAGGGCGCCGCCGAGGCGCGCCTGCTGGTGGAGGCCGGGGCGCGGGTCATCGCCACGGACCTGGCGGCGGATATGCCTGCCGGGCTGGTGGGATCGTCTTCGGCCGCGCCTTCTTCAGGTGCGCTGCTGTACCGGCAGCTTGATGTCGCCGATGCCTCCGGCTGGTCCGGCCTCGCCGCCTGGATCCAGTCCCAGGGATGGCAGGTGGACGGGCTGGTCAACAATGCCGGCATCACGCGGCGCAGCCGGCTGCTCGAAGCCTCGGTGGCCGATCTGCAGAAGGTCTATGAGGTGAACGTGACCGGAAGCCTGCTGGGGATCCAGGCGCTCACGCCGTTGATGGGGACCGCGGCCTCGATTGTTAATGTCGGCTCTGTTGCAGGTCTGACGGCCCACTATCCCGTGGCGTATACCGCCAGCAAGTGGGCGTTGCGCGGGCTGTCCCAAGTGGCGGCCATGGAACTCGGGCCGCGCGGGATCCGGGTAAATACCGTCCATCCGGGCTTTATCGAGACACCCATGACGGCGGGCGCGAAGCCGGAGTTCAGGCGCGCCACCCTGGCCGAGACCCCGCTGGGCCGCGCCGGAAGCGTGGAGGAGGTGGCCGCCGTCGTACTCTTCCTCCTCAGCCCGCTCTCTTCCTTCGTGGCGGGGGCCGAGATCCCGGTGGACGGCGGCCAGTCCGGCCATGGCGGCGCGAAGTCAATCTCCGACGCCCTGCGCTAA
- a CDS encoding FAD-dependent oxidoreductase — MAAVQNVGIVGAGAAGLTAAVLLADAGIQVEILEKAEAPQTLGSGITLQGNALRILRQLGVWDQVEAKGYGFSTLGLRAPDPAGTVIAVLEDIRTGGEDLPATMGMYRPDLTAILRERAEQAGARISYGRTVTGITDDDGSVTVSTADGGSATYDLLIGADGLHSAVRKAIGIDVEPQPTGMGIWRAFVERPDEVVRTDLTYGGPCFIAGYCPTGPDTIYAYLVEKAQEREHEDGPRIMAELAAAYGGPWKEIRANLDQSARINYTWFTTHLVDGPWNRGRTVIIGDAAHSCPPTVAQGAAMALEDAAVLAELLIQADDLTETLWKEFTDRRLDRAKAVVNASVQLGQWMLDGVRDANVPGLMNSLSTMLKEPA, encoded by the coding sequence ATGGCAGCAGTACAGAACGTCGGAATCGTCGGGGCGGGAGCCGCGGGACTGACCGCCGCCGTCCTCCTGGCCGACGCCGGAATCCAGGTGGAAATCCTCGAGAAGGCGGAAGCCCCGCAGACCCTCGGCTCCGGAATCACCCTGCAGGGCAACGCCCTGCGGATCCTCCGCCAGCTCGGCGTGTGGGACCAGGTGGAGGCGAAGGGTTACGGGTTCAGCACCCTGGGCCTGCGCGCCCCGGACCCCGCCGGCACCGTCATCGCGGTCCTCGAGGACATCCGTACCGGCGGCGAGGACCTTCCCGCCACCATGGGCATGTACCGTCCGGACCTCACCGCAATCCTCCGCGAACGTGCCGAGCAGGCCGGTGCACGGATCAGCTACGGCAGGACCGTCACCGGAATAACGGACGACGACGGTTCCGTCACCGTGAGCACCGCCGACGGCGGCAGCGCCACCTACGACCTCCTGATTGGCGCCGACGGCCTGCACTCAGCCGTCCGCAAGGCCATCGGCATCGACGTCGAACCCCAGCCCACCGGCATGGGCATCTGGCGCGCCTTCGTGGAGCGGCCCGACGAGGTGGTGCGCACCGACCTGACCTACGGCGGCCCCTGCTTCATCGCCGGCTACTGCCCCACCGGCCCCGACACCATCTACGCCTACCTGGTGGAGAAGGCCCAGGAGCGCGAGCACGAGGACGGGCCCCGCATCATGGCCGAACTCGCCGCCGCCTACGGCGGGCCGTGGAAGGAAATCCGCGCCAACCTGGACCAGAGCGCCCGCATCAACTACACGTGGTTCACCACCCACCTGGTGGACGGGCCGTGGAACCGCGGCCGCACCGTGATCATCGGCGACGCCGCCCACAGCTGCCCGCCCACGGTGGCGCAGGGTGCAGCCATGGCGCTGGAGGATGCGGCTGTGCTGGCTGAGCTGCTGATCCAGGCTGACGACCTCACCGAAACCCTGTGGAAGGAATTCACTGACCGCCGGCTGGACCGGGCCAAGGCAGTAGTCAACGCTTCCGTCCAGCTGGGCCAGTGGATGCTCGACGGCGTCCGCGACGCCAACGTGCCCGGCCTGATGAACTCGCTGTCCACCATGCTGAAGGAACCCGCATGA
- a CDS encoding DoxX family protein, which produces MSNVTTSPEAAAAAQTLFRVGLGGVLIAHGTQKLFGWFGGGGVEGTSQGMHAMGFRPAKPSAVLAGVGEAGAGLALGLGLATPAAGAAAATTMGVAASVHAPSGFFAQEGGLEYPAVLGLAATAFTIGGSGPFSLDALTGHVLDRPWMRITALAVIPTAIAVQIYRRRQALASDAAAPAAGEADG; this is translated from the coding sequence ATGAGCAATGTAACCACCAGCCCTGAGGCGGCGGCCGCCGCGCAGACCCTGTTCCGGGTCGGTCTCGGAGGCGTGCTCATCGCCCACGGAACCCAAAAACTTTTCGGCTGGTTCGGCGGTGGAGGCGTTGAAGGAACCAGCCAGGGCATGCACGCCATGGGGTTCCGTCCCGCAAAACCCAGTGCCGTCCTCGCTGGCGTAGGTGAAGCAGGAGCGGGCCTTGCCCTGGGCCTGGGGCTCGCCACCCCTGCCGCCGGCGCCGCCGCTGCAACCACCATGGGAGTCGCAGCCAGCGTCCACGCCCCGAGCGGCTTCTTCGCCCAAGAGGGCGGCCTCGAGTACCCGGCCGTGCTGGGCCTGGCAGCAACGGCGTTCACTATTGGCGGTTCCGGGCCCTTCTCCCTGGATGCGCTCACCGGCCATGTCCTGGACCGGCCCTGGATGCGGATCACCGCTTTGGCCGTGATTCCCACAGCCATCGCGGTCCAGATCTACCGTCGGCGGCAAGCTTTGGCCAGCGATGCCGCTGCACCGGCGGCAGGCGAGGCCGATGGATGA
- a CDS encoding fumarylacetoacetate hydrolase family protein, with protein MVKIARWNHDGGTQSGFVDGGNCFALPAGQGVQTLLDAGLEETLALARQVVGSAAAVPLAEVRLLAPLVPATIRDFVAFEEHVEGVRKSIDGVAGVVPEWYEAPTFYFTNPHTVTGTGEVIGIPAGCTDLDFETEVAAVVGRVPGSGGRNLTAAEAHQHIFGYTVLNDWSARDLQRREMKVSLGPCKGKDFANTLGPWIVTADEFEDLHDAEGFLPISMAVEVNGEAIGQDLLSNMGWPFAELVAYASQDSVVRPGDVLGSGTCGSGCLAELWGRNGSKTPPPLKTGDVVRMTVEGIGTIENTVGARREAVTRVPARTRPRNRVAAAVPSGI; from the coding sequence ATGGTCAAGATTGCACGCTGGAACCACGACGGCGGGACGCAGTCCGGCTTTGTGGACGGCGGAAACTGCTTTGCCCTGCCAGCAGGCCAGGGCGTCCAAACCCTGTTGGACGCCGGACTCGAGGAGACGCTGGCACTTGCCCGTCAGGTGGTTGGTTCCGCTGCTGCCGTTCCGCTGGCGGAGGTGCGTCTGCTCGCCCCGCTGGTGCCGGCCACCATCCGGGACTTTGTAGCGTTCGAGGAACACGTCGAAGGCGTGCGGAAGAGCATCGACGGCGTGGCCGGCGTGGTGCCCGAATGGTACGAGGCGCCCACCTTCTACTTCACCAACCCGCACACGGTGACGGGCACCGGCGAGGTGATTGGTATTCCGGCGGGCTGTACGGACCTGGACTTCGAAACGGAAGTGGCCGCCGTCGTCGGACGCGTTCCCGGCAGCGGCGGACGCAACCTGACTGCCGCCGAGGCACATCAGCACATCTTCGGCTACACGGTGCTTAACGACTGGTCCGCCCGGGACCTGCAGCGCCGGGAGATGAAGGTCAGCCTGGGGCCGTGCAAGGGCAAGGACTTCGCCAACACGCTGGGGCCTTGGATTGTCACCGCGGACGAGTTCGAGGACCTGCATGACGCCGAGGGCTTCCTGCCGATCTCAATGGCTGTGGAGGTCAACGGGGAAGCCATCGGCCAGGACCTGCTGTCCAATATGGGCTGGCCGTTTGCCGAACTGGTGGCCTACGCCTCGCAGGACTCCGTCGTTCGGCCGGGCGATGTCCTGGGCTCCGGCACCTGCGGCAGTGGCTGCCTGGCCGAGCTCTGGGGCCGGAACGGTTCCAAGACTCCCCCGCCGCTGAAGACCGGCGACGTGGTGCGGATGACGGTGGAAGGCATCGGCACCATCGAGAACACAGTCGGTGCCCGGCGCGAGGCCGTGACCCGCGTTCCCGCCCGGACCCGTCCGCGCAACCGGGTTGCCGCTGCGGTTCCTTCCGGAATCTAG
- a CDS encoding LysR family transcriptional regulator codes for MKNLDLNLLPQLQVLLELRNISRAAERLQLSQPATSAAMARLRRHFDDELLVRNGRTYDLTPFAQSLVPLVDEAMLHIQRATRVRSGFDAATSEREFIIAASDYAAALIVGPLRGILREEAPGVSVDFVPTAGSGFQGQMADYSKIDLLVGPTGYQMQGASKQLFRDSFVAVADAGNPLLQQPRLTLEDLTAVPHAVGYFGEGISTPADKLFESRGIQRRVAAVVAGFLSLPLLVEGTDLVALVPRMLAGRAQRGADIVVLEFSGGIEASLVEAMYWHPSQAEDPASVWLRSVVQRSCARLHELFPVSPHRVAIHGADAI; via the coding sequence ATGAAGAACCTGGACCTGAACCTGCTGCCCCAACTTCAGGTCCTGCTGGAACTGCGCAACATCTCCCGGGCGGCGGAGCGGCTCCAGCTCAGCCAGCCAGCCACCAGCGCCGCGATGGCCAGGCTCCGGCGCCATTTCGACGACGAGCTCCTGGTCCGGAACGGGCGCACCTATGACCTCACGCCCTTTGCCCAGTCCCTGGTCCCGCTGGTTGATGAAGCGATGCTGCACATCCAGCGGGCCACCCGCGTGCGGTCCGGGTTCGACGCCGCGACCAGCGAACGTGAGTTCATCATCGCCGCCTCGGACTATGCGGCAGCGCTGATTGTGGGGCCGCTGCGGGGGATTCTGCGGGAAGAAGCGCCGGGTGTGTCCGTGGACTTCGTTCCCACCGCCGGCTCCGGATTTCAGGGTCAGATGGCCGATTACTCCAAGATCGACCTGCTGGTGGGGCCTACGGGGTACCAGATGCAGGGAGCCAGCAAGCAGCTCTTCCGCGACAGCTTCGTGGCCGTGGCCGATGCCGGCAACCCCCTGCTCCAGCAGCCCCGCCTGACCCTCGAAGACCTGACGGCGGTGCCGCACGCCGTCGGCTATTTCGGCGAGGGCATCAGCACCCCGGCAGACAAGCTGTTCGAGTCCCGGGGCATCCAACGCCGGGTGGCGGCCGTGGTGGCCGGCTTCCTGTCCCTGCCGCTCCTGGTCGAAGGCACCGACCTTGTGGCGCTCGTCCCGCGGATGCTGGCCGGTCGGGCGCAGCGCGGCGCGGACATCGTGGTGCTGGAGTTCTCCGGCGGGATCGAGGCGTCCCTGGTGGAGGCCATGTACTGGCACCCGTCCCAGGCGGAGGACCCGGCCAGCGTGTGGCTGCGGTCCGTGGTCCAGCGCTCCTGCGCGCGGCTTCACGAACTCTTCCCCGTTAGCCCACACCGGGTGGCCATCCATGGGGCGGATGCCATCTAG